One Buteo buteo chromosome 5, bButBut1.hap1.1, whole genome shotgun sequence DNA window includes the following coding sequences:
- the ERCC3 gene encoding general transcription and DNA repair factor IIH helicase/translocase subunit XPB: MGRKERDKKKSKKRHYDDDEDDEDDAPGKESQEAVPSAAGKQVEDSGTKVDEYGAKDYRQQMPLKADHASRPLWVAPDGHIFLEAFSPVYKYAQDFLVAIAEPVCRPTHIHEYKLTAYSLYAAVSVGLQTSDITDYLQKLSKTGVPDGIIQFIKLCTVSYGKVKLVLKHNRYFVESTHPDVIQQLLQDHVIRDCRLRNAEGEETELITETFTSKSAISKSSEGGFGPSTSQGTDAQNKQDVPADLFEFYEQMDKDEEEEEETQTVSFEVKQEMIEELQKRCIHLEYPLLAEYDFRNDSVNPDINIDLKPTAVLRPYQEKSLRKMFGNGRARSGVIVLPCGAGKSLVGVTAACTVRKRCLVLGNSAVSVEQWKAQFKMWSTIDDSQICRFTSDAKDKPIGCSIAISTYSMLGHTTKRSWEAERVMEWLKSQEWGLMILDEVHTIPAKMFRRVLTIVQAHCKLGLTATLVREDDKIVDLNFLIGPKLYEANWMELQNSGYIAKVQCAEVWCPMSPEFYREYVAIKTKKRILLYTMNPNKFRACQFLIKFHERRNDKIIVFADNVFALKEYAIRLGKPYIYGPTAQGERMQILQNFKHNPKINTIFISKVGDTSFDLPEANVLIQISSHGGSRRQEAQRLGRVLRAKKGMVAEEYNAFFYSLVSQDTQEMAYSTKRQRFLVDQGYSFKVITKLAGMEEEELSFSSKEEQQQLLQKVLQASDLDAEEEVVAGEYGSKSAQVSRRTGTMSSMSGADDTVYMEYHSSRSKASSNKHIHPLFKRFRK; this comes from the exons ATGGGCAGGAAGGAGCGGG ATAAGAAGAAGTCCAAGAAGCGCCATTACGATGACGACGAGGACGACGAAGACGACGCTCCCGGCAAGGAGTCGCAGGAGGCGGTGCCGTCCGCGGCGGGGAAGCAGGTGGAGGACAGCGGCACCAAAGTGGACGAGTACGGGGCGAAGGACTACCGGCAGCAGATGCCCCTGAAGGCCGACCACGCCTCGCGTCCCCTCTGGGTG GCTCCTGACGGCCATATTTTTCTGGAagccttttctccagtttaCAAATACGCACAGGATTTTTTGGTTGCCATTGCTGAGCCTGTGTGCAGACCAACCCACATTCATGAGTACAAGCTGACTGCTTACTCGTTGTATGCTGCTGTTAGTGTTGGCTTACAAACAAGCGACATCACAGATTATTTACAAAAACTGAGCAAAACTGGAGTCCCAGATGGAATAATTCAGTTTATCAAG CTGTGTACTGTCAGCTATGGGAAGGTGAAGCTGGTACTGAAGCATAACAG GTATTTTGTGGAAAGTACACACCCTGATGTCATTCAGCAGCTTCTGCAAGACCATGTAATTAGGGACTGTCGCTTGAGAAACGCTGAGGGTGAAGAAACAGAGCTCATTACAGAGACATTCACAAGTAAATCTGCG ATTTCCAAATCCAGTGAAGGTGGCTTTGGTCCATCAACATCACAGGGAACAGATGCTCAAAATAAGCAAGATGTCCCAGCTGACTTATTTGAGTTTTATGAACAGATGGACaaagatgaggaggaggaggaggaaacacaGACAGTGTCCTTTGAAGTCAAGCAG gaGATGATTGAAGAACTTCAGAAGCGTTGTATCCATTTGGAGTACCCCTTGCTGGCAGAATATGATTTCAGAAATGATTCTGTGAATCCTGATATTAATATTGATCTGAAACCTACAGCTGTCCTCAGGCCCTATCAAGAGAAAAGCCTAAGGAAGATGTTTGGAAATGGGCGAGCCAGATCTGGTGTGATTGTCTTGCCATGTG GTGCTGGCAAGTCTCTAGTTGGAGTGACAGCTGCATGTACGGTCCGCAAGCGGTGTCTGGTCCTTGGTAATTCTGCAGTGTCTGTAGAGCAGTGGAAGGCCCAATTCAAGATGTGGTCTACCATCGATGACAGCCAGATATGTCGGTTCACTTCTGATGCCAAAGACAAGCCCATTGGCTGTTCTATAGCTATCAGCACATATTCCATGTTGGGACACACGACAAAAAGATCCTGGGAAGCAGAAAGAGTAATGGAGTGGCTTAAAAGTCAAGAGTGGGGCCTTATGATACTTGATGAAGTACATACTATCCCTG CAAAAATGTTCAGACGTGTGCTCACTATTGTACAAGCTCATTGTAAACTGGGGCTGACTGCTACACTGGTCAGAGAAGATGATAAAATTGTTGACCTGAACTTCCTGATCGGACCAAAGCTCTATGAAGCCAACTGGATGGAGCTGCAGAACAGTGGCTACATTGCTAAAGTCCAGTGTGCTGAG GTTTGGTGCCCAATGTCACCTGAATTTTATAGAGAATACGTAGctatcaaaacaaagaaacgGATATTGCTGTACACCATGAACCCAAATAAATTCAGAGCCTGCCAGTTCCTGATTAAGTTTCATGAGCGACGGAATGATAAAATCATCGTATTTGCTGACAATGTGTTTGCACTGAAGGAATATGCAATCAGACTTGGGAA aCCCTACATATATGGTCCTACTGCACAAGGAGAAAGAATGCAAATTCTACAAAACTTCAAGCACAATCCAAAAATCAACACTATTTTCATTTCCAAG GTAGGTGACACATCCTTCGATCTGCCAGAAGCCAATGTTCTGATTCAGATTTCGTCCCATGGTGGGTCTCGAAGACAGGAGGCTCAAAGACTGGGGCGAGTGCTGAGAGCCAAAAAAG GCATGGTTGCAGAGGAATacaatgcctttttttattctcttgtaTCCCAAGACACTCAGGAAATGGCATATTCAACAAAGCGACAACGGTTTCTCGTAGATCAAGGTTATAGCTTCAAG GTAATAACAAAGCTTGCGGGCATGGAGGAAGaagaactttctttttcatccaaagaagaacagcagcagcttctccagaaAGTCCTGCAAGCATCTGACCTGGATGCTGAGGAGGAAGTAGTCGCTGGAGAATATGGTTCAAAGTCAGCTCAG GTGTCACGTCGCACAGGCACAATGAGCTCTATGTCAGGAGCAGATGATACGGTTTACATGGAATACCACTCTTCACGGAGTAAGGCATCTTCAAATAAACACATCCATCCACTATTTAAACGCTTCCGGAAATGA